In Streptomyces seoulensis, the following are encoded in one genomic region:
- a CDS encoding LysR family transcriptional regulator: protein MQFQQLQYFVAVAETRHFTRAAERVHVAQPSLSQQIRALERELGADLFVRARGNIALTDAGEALLPLARRILADADTARHEVQELVQLRRGRVRLGATPSLCTGLLPDVLRAFHDRYPGIQLLVQESGSRDLVRELARGALDLALIVLPLPAPAPALTTVELLREDLVVVSSPEAPAPGGGRPTVEISDLENERLVMFRHGYDLRELTVNACRSAGFEPEFAVEGGEMDAVLGFVRAGLGVAVVPRMVASRAGRGLRVTPLARPGLSRTIALAHRSDVAPPRGARELQRMLLER from the coding sequence ATGCAGTTCCAGCAGCTCCAGTACTTCGTGGCCGTGGCCGAGACCCGGCACTTCACCCGTGCCGCCGAGCGGGTGCATGTCGCGCAGCCCTCGCTCTCCCAGCAGATCAGGGCGCTGGAGCGGGAGCTGGGCGCGGATCTGTTCGTCCGGGCGCGGGGCAACATCGCGCTGACCGACGCGGGCGAGGCGCTGCTGCCGCTGGCCCGCCGCATCCTCGCGGACGCGGACACCGCCCGCCACGAGGTGCAGGAACTGGTCCAGCTCCGGCGCGGCCGGGTCCGGCTCGGCGCCACCCCGAGCCTCTGTACGGGCCTGCTGCCGGACGTGCTGCGCGCCTTCCACGACCGCTATCCGGGCATCCAGCTCCTGGTCCAGGAGAGCGGCTCCCGCGACCTCGTCCGCGAACTCGCCCGCGGCGCGCTCGACCTCGCCCTGATCGTCCTCCCCCTCCCGGCCCCGGCACCCGCCCTGACCACGGTCGAGCTGCTGCGGGAGGACCTGGTCGTGGTCTCCTCCCCCGAGGCACCGGCCCCCGGCGGAGGGCGCCCCACCGTGGAGATCTCCGACCTCGAGAACGAGCGCCTGGTGATGTTCCGCCACGGCTACGACCTCCGCGAGCTCACCGTCAACGCGTGCCGCTCCGCCGGCTTCGAGCCGGAGTTCGCCGTGGAGGGGGGCGAGATGGACGCGGTCCTCGGGTTCGTCCGGGCGGGGCTCGGTGTGGCCGTCGTCCCTCGCATGGTGGCCAGCCGCGCAGGCCGGGGCCTCCGGGTGACCCCGCTGGCCCGCCCCGGCCTCTCCCGCACCATCGCCCTGGCCCACCGAAGCGACGTGGCTCCGCCTCGGGGGGCCAGGGAGCTGCAGAGGATGCTGCTGGAGCGGTAG
- a CDS encoding succinate dehydrogenase — MARTVWDSSVGKKTVMAVSGIVMLLYLVAHMIGNLKIYFGAGEFNSYAHWLRTVGEPFMHYEWTLWIIRVVLVVAVVAHATAAYQLSRRDIKARPSKYVHKKARTSYATRTMRWGGIILGLFIVWHLLDLTTGTVHSGGFQEGHPYQNVVDTFSTWYGDVIYIVAMLALGLHIRHGFWSAAQTLGAGGRSRERFLKGAANVLALLLTAGFIAVPVGVMTGVVS, encoded by the coding sequence ATGGCGCGCACGGTCTGGGACAGCTCCGTCGGCAAGAAGACCGTGATGGCCGTCAGCGGCATCGTGATGCTGCTGTACCTGGTCGCGCACATGATCGGGAACCTGAAGATCTACTTCGGGGCCGGCGAATTCAACAGCTACGCCCACTGGCTGCGCACGGTCGGCGAGCCGTTCATGCACTACGAGTGGACGCTCTGGATCATCCGGGTCGTCCTGGTCGTCGCGGTGGTCGCGCACGCCACCGCCGCCTACCAGCTCAGCCGGCGCGACATCAAGGCCCGGCCCAGCAAGTACGTGCACAAGAAGGCGCGCACCAGCTACGCCACCCGGACCATGCGCTGGGGCGGGATCATCCTCGGCCTCTTCATCGTCTGGCACCTGCTGGACCTGACCACCGGCACCGTGCACTCCGGCGGCTTCCAGGAGGGCCACCCGTACCAGAACGTGGTGGACACCTTCTCCACGTGGTACGGCGACGTCATCTACATCGTGGCGATGCTCGCCCTCGGCCTGCACATCCGGCACGGCTTCTGGAGCGCCGCCCAGACCCTCGGCGCCGGCGGCCGGAGTCGGGAACGGTTCCTGAAGGGTGCCGCAAACGTCCTCGCGCTGCTGCTCACGGCCGGTTTCATCGCCGTACCCGTGGGCGTCATGACCGGAGTGGTGAGCTGA
- a CDS encoding fumarate reductase/succinate dehydrogenase flavoprotein subunit, with protein sequence MTYTDYVTGDPVADTKAPSGPVQERWDTRRFEAKLVNPANRRKHTVIVVGTGLAGGSAGATLAEQGYHVVQFCYQDSPRRAHSIAAQGGINAAKNYRNDGDSVHRLFYDTVKGGDFRARESNVHRLAQISVEIIDQCVAQGVPFAREYGGLLDTRSFGGVQVSRTFYARGQTGQQLLLGAYQALSRQIAAGNVEMHPRTEMLDLIVVDGRARGIVARDLITGKIDTYFADAVVLASGGYGNVFYLSTNAMNSNATAIWRAHRRGALFANPCFTQIHPTCIPRTGDHQSKLTLMSESLRNDGRIWVPKAEGDTRPPQEIPEDERDYYLERIYPSFGNLVPRDIASRAAKNVCDEGRGVGPGGQGVYLDFSDAVARMGRKAVEAKYGNLFDMYQRITDEDPYEVPMRIYPAVHYTMGGLWVDYDLQTTVPGLFAIGEANFSDHGANRLGASALMQGLADGYFVLPATLNDYLARHPHQEPLTDGHPEVQEVLAETEDRVNLLLAVDGDRTPDSFHRELGELMWEFCGMARNAEGLRKALAEIPRIREEFWRRIKVPGTGEEFNQSLEKANRIVDYLELAELMCLDALHRAESCGGHFREESQTPDGEAARHDDEFGYAAAWEFTATGEAPVLHKEDLVFEYVHPTQRSYA encoded by the coding sequence ATGACCTACACCGACTACGTGACCGGCGACCCGGTCGCCGACACCAAGGCCCCCTCCGGCCCGGTCCAGGAGCGCTGGGACACCCGCCGCTTCGAGGCCAAGCTGGTCAACCCGGCCAACCGGCGCAAGCACACCGTCATCGTCGTCGGCACCGGCCTCGCGGGCGGCTCGGCGGGCGCCACGCTCGCCGAACAGGGCTACCACGTCGTCCAGTTCTGCTACCAGGACTCCCCGCGCCGCGCCCACTCCATCGCGGCGCAAGGAGGCATCAACGCGGCGAAGAACTACCGCAACGACGGCGACTCCGTGCACCGGCTGTTCTACGACACCGTCAAGGGCGGCGACTTCCGGGCCCGCGAGTCCAACGTGCACCGCCTGGCGCAGATCTCGGTGGAGATCATCGACCAGTGCGTGGCCCAGGGCGTGCCCTTCGCCCGCGAGTACGGCGGGCTGCTGGACACCCGTTCCTTCGGCGGCGTCCAGGTCTCCCGCACCTTCTACGCCCGCGGCCAGACCGGACAGCAGCTGCTGCTGGGCGCCTACCAGGCGCTGTCCCGGCAGATCGCGGCCGGGAACGTGGAGATGCACCCGCGCACCGAGATGCTCGACCTGATCGTGGTCGACGGCCGGGCGCGCGGCATCGTCGCCCGCGACCTGATCACCGGGAAGATCGACACCTACTTCGCGGACGCGGTGGTGCTGGCGAGCGGCGGCTACGGCAACGTCTTCTACCTGTCGACCAACGCCATGAACTCCAACGCCACCGCCATCTGGCGGGCGCACCGGCGCGGCGCGCTGTTCGCCAACCCCTGCTTCACCCAGATCCACCCCACCTGCATCCCGCGCACCGGCGACCACCAGTCCAAGCTGACGCTGATGAGCGAGTCGCTGCGCAACGACGGCCGTATCTGGGTGCCGAAGGCGGAGGGCGACACCCGTCCGCCCCAGGAGATCCCCGAGGACGAGCGGGACTACTACCTGGAGCGGATCTACCCCTCCTTCGGCAACCTGGTCCCGCGCGACATCGCCTCCCGCGCCGCCAAGAACGTCTGCGACGAGGGGCGCGGGGTCGGACCCGGCGGCCAGGGCGTCTACCTGGACTTCTCCGACGCCGTCGCGCGCATGGGCCGCAAGGCGGTGGAGGCCAAGTACGGCAACCTCTTCGACATGTACCAGCGGATCACCGACGAGGACCCGTACGAGGTCCCGATGCGGATCTACCCCGCCGTGCACTACACGATGGGCGGGCTCTGGGTCGACTACGACCTCCAGACCACCGTCCCCGGTCTCTTCGCCATCGGTGAGGCCAACTTCTCCGACCACGGCGCCAACCGGCTCGGCGCCTCCGCGCTGATGCAGGGCCTGGCCGACGGCTACTTCGTGCTGCCGGCCACCCTCAACGACTACCTGGCCCGCCACCCGCACCAGGAGCCGCTGACCGACGGGCACCCCGAGGTGCAGGAGGTGCTGGCCGAGACCGAGGACCGGGTCAACCTGCTCCTCGCCGTCGACGGCGACCGCACCCCCGACTCGTTCCACCGTGAACTCGGCGAGCTGATGTGGGAGTTCTGCGGCATGGCCCGCAACGCCGAGGGCCTGCGCAAGGCGCTCGCCGAGATCCCCCGTATCCGCGAGGAGTTCTGGCGCCGGATCAAGGTTCCCGGCACCGGCGAGGAGTTCAACCAGTCGCTGGAGAAGGCGAACCGCATCGTCGACTACCTCGAACTGGCCGAGCTGATGTGCCTCGACGCCCTGCACCGCGCCGAGTCCTGCGGCGGCCACTTCCGCGAGGAGTCCCAGACCCCGGACGGAGAGGCGGCCCGGCACGACGACGAGTTCGGCTACGCGGCCGCCTGGGAGTTCACCGCCACCGGCGAGGCCCCTGTCCTGCACAAGGAAGACCTGGTCTTCGAGTACGTCCACCCCACCCAGCGGAGCTACGCATGA
- a CDS encoding succinate dehydrogenase/fumarate reductase iron-sulfur subunit, producing the protein MRLTLRVWRQRNADTDGAMSTYEVDGISPDMSFLEMLDVLNERLILEGEDPVAFDHDCREGICGACSLVINGDAHGPERTTTCQLHMRSFRDGDTIDIEPWRAAAFPVIKDLVVDRSAFDRIIQAGGYVTAPTGAAPEAHATPVPKPDADFAFEHAECIGCGACVAACPNGAAMLFTSAKVNHLNVLPQGAPERETRVLDMVAQMDAEGFGGCTLAGECATACPKGIPLFSITGMNKEWLRATRKAGKR; encoded by the coding sequence ATGAGGCTCACCCTGCGCGTCTGGCGCCAGCGGAACGCCGACACCGACGGCGCCATGTCCACCTACGAGGTGGACGGCATCTCGCCCGACATGTCCTTCCTGGAGATGCTGGACGTCCTGAACGAACGGCTCATCCTCGAGGGCGAGGACCCCGTCGCCTTCGACCACGACTGCCGCGAGGGCATCTGCGGCGCGTGCAGCCTCGTCATCAACGGCGACGCCCACGGCCCCGAGCGCACCACCACCTGCCAGCTCCACATGCGGTCCTTCCGCGACGGCGACACCATCGACATCGAGCCCTGGCGGGCCGCCGCCTTCCCGGTGATCAAGGACCTGGTGGTGGACCGGTCCGCCTTCGACCGGATCATCCAGGCCGGCGGCTATGTCACCGCGCCCACGGGCGCCGCCCCGGAGGCGCACGCCACGCCGGTGCCCAAGCCGGACGCCGACTTCGCCTTCGAGCACGCGGAGTGCATCGGCTGCGGGGCCTGCGTGGCGGCCTGTCCCAACGGCGCCGCGATGCTGTTCACCTCGGCCAAGGTCAACCACCTGAACGTCCTCCCGCAGGGCGCCCCCGAGCGGGAGACCCGGGTGCTGGACATGGTGGCCCAGATGGACGCGGAGGGCTTCGGCGGCTGCACCCTGGCCGGCGAATGCGCCACCGCCTGCCCCAAGGGAATCCCGCTGTTCTCCATCACCGGCATGAACAAGGAGTGGCTGCGCGCCACCCGCAAGGCGGGCAAGCGGTAG
- a CDS encoding NlpC/P60 family protein produces the protein MIHTSRRGLLAAFAVTAASLPLGALATAPARADALPTPVDPLPAPAGLTSARSSVTLPPLDASYFSQVTLTTPLTATVLPGTPARTEITSGGRRVALLTRGARTVLVPGPRRTFAENKRPFVDDFGRTLPDTSLPAADRSYWGTSPGGGSWSTLGPADTDYSVLPGTGVIALTTDYASRHATLRDDRIADVDVRATARFDKVPTGQACSYALSFGYQDTHNNYRARLSFLTSGAVELRVEKEVADTVTQLATAATLATGVPAGTDFTVRVRREGTRIRVKAWRTSTAEPSGWAVDVTDSAFGAGRVGLRALANQGCTNLPVRLQVSRFEVDAANWDTPPTVTHGDWVRVLPEPFDGTWTADLERTVRGWAGSTAPDVLAYAAMFLGGAPAVTAGDGPARGKQVLGESGYGYLDPQGYRYEGADFHEYMNVGWTFPDGTYTGPSSKQAGNLDCSGYTRMVYGYHLGVPLAAGADTSGTRIPRKSRDIVDYAPGVVVDRTTGTTPPAAALLQPGDLVLFNADSSDDHATVTVDHVGIYLGPDADGKRRFLSSRKTADGPTMSDLGGASLLDGTGTYATSLHTVRRI, from the coding sequence ATGATCCACACTTCGCGCCGCGGTCTGCTGGCCGCCTTCGCCGTCACCGCCGCCTCTCTGCCCCTGGGCGCCCTGGCCACCGCCCCCGCGCGGGCCGACGCCCTGCCCACGCCCGTGGACCCGCTGCCCGCCCCGGCCGGGCTGACCTCGGCCCGCTCCTCGGTGACCCTGCCGCCGCTGGACGCCTCCTACTTCTCCCAGGTCACCCTCACGACACCGCTCACCGCCACCGTGCTGCCCGGCACCCCGGCCCGCACCGAGATAACCAGCGGCGGCAGACGGGTCGCCCTGCTCACCCGGGGCGCGCGGACCGTGCTGGTGCCGGGCCCTCGCAGAACGTTCGCCGAGAACAAGCGGCCCTTCGTGGACGACTTCGGGCGCACCCTGCCGGACACCTCGCTCCCGGCCGCCGACCGCTCGTACTGGGGGACCTCGCCGGGCGGCGGGAGCTGGTCCACGCTGGGCCCGGCCGACACCGACTACTCGGTGCTGCCCGGCACCGGCGTCATCGCCCTGACCACCGACTACGCCAGCCGCCACGCGACCCTGCGGGACGACCGGATCGCCGATGTGGACGTGCGCGCCACCGCACGCTTCGACAAGGTGCCCACCGGCCAGGCGTGCTCCTACGCGCTCTCCTTCGGCTACCAGGACACCCACAACAACTACCGCGCCCGGCTCTCCTTCCTGACCAGCGGCGCGGTGGAGCTGCGGGTCGAGAAGGAGGTCGCCGACACGGTCACCCAGCTCGCCACGGCCGCCACCCTCGCCACCGGCGTCCCGGCGGGCACCGACTTCACGGTCCGGGTGCGCCGGGAGGGCACCCGGATCAGGGTCAAGGCATGGCGGACGAGCACGGCGGAGCCGTCCGGCTGGGCGGTGGACGTCACGGACTCCGCCTTCGGCGCGGGCCGGGTGGGCCTGCGCGCGCTGGCCAACCAGGGCTGCACCAACCTGCCGGTGAGACTCCAGGTGAGCCGCTTCGAGGTGGACGCGGCGAACTGGGACACCCCGCCGACCGTCACCCACGGCGACTGGGTGCGCGTGCTGCCCGAGCCCTTCGACGGCACCTGGACGGCCGACCTGGAGCGCACGGTGCGCGGCTGGGCCGGGTCGACGGCACCGGACGTGCTCGCGTACGCCGCGATGTTCCTCGGCGGCGCCCCGGCGGTCACCGCCGGGGACGGCCCCGCGCGGGGCAAGCAGGTGCTGGGCGAGTCCGGGTACGGCTACCTGGACCCGCAGGGCTACCGCTACGAGGGCGCCGACTTCCACGAGTACATGAACGTGGGCTGGACCTTCCCCGACGGCACCTACACCGGGCCCTCCAGCAAGCAGGCCGGCAATCTGGACTGCTCCGGTTACACGCGGATGGTCTACGGCTACCACCTGGGCGTTCCGCTGGCGGCCGGCGCGGACACCTCGGGGACGCGGATACCGCGCAAGTCACGTGACATCGTCGACTACGCGCCCGGTGTCGTCGTCGACCGGACGACCGGCACCACCCCGCCCGCCGCCGCGCTGCTCCAGCCCGGCGACCTGGTGCTGTTCAACGCCGACTCCAGCGACGACCACGCGACGGTGACCGTGGACCACGTCGGGATCTACCTCGGCCCGGACGCCGACGGCAAGCGGCGCTTCCTGTCCAGCCGGAAGACGGCCGACGGTCCCACCATGTCCGACCTCGGCGGCGCGTCCCTCCTGGACGGCACCGGCACCTACGCGACGTCCCTGCACACGGTCCGCCGTATCTGA
- a CDS encoding antitoxin, with the protein MSFMDKIKGMLKGHEDMTDKGIDRGGDYLDQRTGNKHQSQVDTAQDKLRDQFGSQQHRDNPPQS; encoded by the coding sequence ATGTCCTTTATGGACAAGATCAAGGGAATGCTCAAGGGTCACGAAGACATGACCGACAAGGGCATCGACAGGGGCGGCGACTACCTCGACCAGCGGACCGGCAACAAGCACCAGTCCCAGGTCGACACCGCTCAGGACAAGCTGAGGGACCAGTTCGGCTCCCAGCAGCACCGCGACAACCCGCCGCAGTCCTAG
- a CDS encoding LNS2 domain-containing protein, whose translation MAHSSERPVTVFDLDNTLADTAHRQHFLKRHPRDWDGFFAAAPLDPPLAEGVAMARTAARTCDIVYLTGRPERCRRDTLDWLALHQLPDGELHMRPGQDRRPARTTKLEILRGLARRREVLVVVDDDELVCDAAERAGFAVVRARWAESSAALEQAQEQEGRT comes from the coding sequence GTGGCTCACAGCAGCGAACGTCCGGTGACCGTGTTCGACCTCGACAACACCCTCGCGGACACCGCGCACCGCCAGCACTTCCTCAAGCGGCACCCGCGCGACTGGGACGGCTTCTTCGCCGCCGCGCCCCTCGACCCGCCGCTCGCCGAGGGCGTGGCGATGGCCCGTACCGCCGCTCGTACCTGCGACATCGTGTACCTCACCGGCCGCCCCGAGCGGTGCCGCCGGGACACCCTGGACTGGCTCGCCCTGCACCAACTCCCGGACGGGGAGCTGCACATGCGGCCGGGCCAGGACCGCAGGCCGGCCCGCACCACCAAGCTGGAGATCCTGCGCGGGCTCGCCCGGCGGCGGGAGGTGCTGGTCGTGGTGGACGACGACGAGCTGGTCTGCGACGCGGCCGAACGGGCAGGATTCGCCGTCGTACGGGCCCGCTGGGCCGAGTCCTCGGCCGCGCTGGAGCAGGCCCAGGAGCAGGAGGGGCGGACCTGA
- a CDS encoding dodecin has protein sequence MSNHTYRVSEIVGTSNDGVDQAIRNAIGRADQTLRNLDWFEVTQVRGQIENGRIEKYQVCLKVGFRLEDV, from the coding sequence ATGTCGAACCACACCTACCGGGTCAGCGAGATCGTCGGCACCTCCAACGACGGTGTCGACCAGGCCATCCGCAACGCCATCGGCCGTGCCGACCAGACCCTGCGCAACCTGGACTGGTTCGAGGTCACCCAGGTGCGGGGGCAGATCGAGAACGGGCGGATCGAGAAGTACCAGGTGTGCCTGAAGGTGGGCTTCCGCCTGGAGGACGTCTGA
- the egtD gene encoding L-histidine N(alpha)-methyltransferase, which yields MSLHVTRTLPEDATDAALRADVLDGLSTDPKTLPPKWFYDARGSELFERITELDEYYPTRAEREILQNRSGEIAAASGARTLIELGSGSSTKTRLLIDALTSLEAYVPVDVSESALVQAGQALTGERPGLAVHALIADFTQPMTLPETPGPRLVAFLGGTLGNLLPAERSDFLAGVRAMLAPGDGLLLGTDLVKDEAVLVRAYDDASGVTAAFNKNVLSVVDRELGADFDPDAFDHVARWDPEREWIEMRLRSRTAQTVKIPALGMVVDFAAGEEMRTEVSAKFRREGVAAELDKAGLELTHWWTDSEDRFALSLSVAR from the coding sequence GTGAGCCTGCACGTGACCCGCACCCTCCCCGAGGACGCGACCGACGCCGCGCTGCGCGCCGACGTCCTCGACGGCCTCTCCACCGACCCCAAGACGCTGCCGCCCAAGTGGTTCTACGACGCGCGCGGCAGCGAGCTGTTCGAGCGGATCACGGAGCTGGACGAGTACTACCCGACCCGGGCCGAGCGGGAGATCCTCCAGAACCGTTCCGGCGAGATCGCGGCGGCCAGCGGCGCGCGCACCCTGATCGAGCTGGGGTCGGGCTCCTCCACCAAGACCCGCCTTCTCATCGACGCGCTGACCTCGCTGGAGGCGTACGTCCCGGTCGACGTCAGCGAGAGCGCGCTGGTGCAGGCGGGGCAGGCGCTCACCGGGGAGCGGCCCGGTCTCGCGGTGCACGCGCTGATCGCGGACTTCACCCAGCCGATGACGCTGCCCGAGACGCCCGGTCCCCGGCTGGTCGCCTTCCTCGGCGGCACGCTGGGCAACCTGCTGCCGGCCGAGCGGTCCGACTTCCTGGCCGGCGTGCGGGCCATGCTGGCGCCGGGCGACGGGCTGCTGCTCGGCACCGACCTGGTCAAGGACGAGGCGGTGCTGGTCCGGGCGTACGACGACGCGTCCGGGGTGACCGCCGCGTTCAACAAGAACGTGCTCAGCGTGGTCGACCGGGAGCTGGGCGCCGACTTCGACCCGGACGCCTTCGACCACGTGGCCCGCTGGGACCCCGAGCGGGAGTGGATCGAGATGCGGCTGCGCTCGCGTACCGCGCAGACGGTGAAGATCCCGGCGCTCGGCATGGTCGTGGATTTCGCGGCCGGTGAGGAGATGCGCACCGAGGTCTCGGCGAAGTTCCGCCGGGAGGGCGTCGCCGCCGAACTGGATAAGGCGGGGCTGGAGTTGACCCACTGGTGGACCGACTCCGAGGACCGGTTCGCGCTGTCGCTCAGCGTGGCGCGCTGA
- the egtC gene encoding ergothioneine biosynthesis protein EgtC has protein sequence MCRHLAYLGPEQPLKHLLLDPPHSLYRQSWAPRHQRNGTVNADGFGVGWYADGDPVPARYRRSGPIWADQSLLDLARVVRSGAVLAAVRDATLTGADAEAAAAPFASGRWLFSHNGAVAGWPDAAAPLVSLLPPVDVLSLQARTDSAFVWALVLHRLRSGEAAEHALAGAVRQLAEAAPASRLNLLLTDGDTVTATAWGDSLWYRAEPGHAVIVASEPYDDEPLWREVPDRTVVTASRTEVRLDPVEDLVSVSPKEPCT, from the coding sequence ATGTGCCGCCACCTGGCCTACCTCGGCCCCGAGCAGCCGCTGAAGCACCTGCTGCTGGACCCGCCGCACAGCCTGTACCGGCAGTCCTGGGCGCCCCGGCACCAGCGCAACGGCACGGTGAACGCCGACGGGTTCGGGGTGGGGTGGTACGCGGACGGCGACCCGGTGCCGGCCCGCTACCGGCGCTCCGGGCCGATCTGGGCGGACCAGTCGCTGCTGGACCTGGCCCGTGTGGTCCGCTCGGGCGCGGTGCTGGCCGCCGTGCGCGACGCCACGCTGACCGGCGCGGACGCGGAGGCCGCGGCGGCGCCGTTCGCCTCGGGGCGCTGGCTGTTCAGCCACAACGGTGCGGTCGCCGGCTGGCCCGACGCGGCCGCGCCGCTGGTCTCCCTGCTGCCCCCGGTCGATGTGCTGTCGCTCCAGGCGCGCACCGACTCGGCGTTCGTCTGGGCGCTGGTCCTGCACCGGCTCAGGTCGGGCGAGGCTGCGGAGCACGCCCTCGCCGGAGCCGTACGCCAACTGGCCGAGGCCGCGCCCGCCTCCCGTCTCAACTTGCTGCTGACCGACGGCGACACCGTCACCGCGACCGCCTGGGGCGACAGCCTCTGGTACCGCGCGGAGCCGGGACACGCCGTGATCGTCGCCTCCGAGCCGTACGACGACGAACCGCTGTGGCGGGAGGTCCCCGACCGCACCGTGGTCACCGCGAGCCGTACCGAGGTACGGCTCGACCCCGTCGAGGACCTCGTGTCCGTGTCACCGAAGGAGCCCTGCACGTGA
- the egtB gene encoding ergothioneine biosynthesis protein EgtB, with protein MTAQESGTTAAGTETLRERLLASLVTARDRTTLLTSCVEDPDLTAQHSPLMSPLVWDLAHIGNQEELWLLRNVGGREAMRPDIDVLYDAFEHPRSERPSLPLLPPEEARKYAAEVRGRALDLLEGADFEGGSRLTEAGFAFGMIAQHEQQHDETMLITHQLRTGPAALTAPAHDPVPPYTGPAEVRVPGGPFTMGTSTEPWALDNERPAHVREVAPYWIDTVPVTNAAYQAFIADGGYDTERWWTPEGWAHVRRNSLKAPLYWRREGHQWLRRRFGVTEVVPPEEPVLHVSWYEADAYARWAGRRLPTEAEWEKAARHDPATGRSTRYPWGDADPGPEHANLGQRHLSPAPVGSYPAGESPLGVRQLIGDVWEWTSSDLEPYPGFAAFPYREYSEVFFGPDYKIMRGGSFAVDAVACRGTFRNWDYPIRRQIFAGFRTARSESD; from the coding sequence ATGACCGCCCAGGAGAGCGGGACGACGGCGGCCGGCACCGAGACGCTGCGCGAGCGGCTGCTCGCCTCGCTGGTCACCGCCCGCGACCGCACCACCCTGCTGACCAGCTGCGTCGAGGACCCTGACCTCACCGCCCAGCACTCCCCGCTGATGTCGCCCCTGGTCTGGGATCTCGCGCACATCGGCAACCAGGAGGAGCTGTGGCTGCTGCGCAACGTCGGCGGCCGGGAGGCGATGCGGCCCGACATCGACGTGCTGTACGACGCCTTCGAGCACCCGCGCTCCGAACGCCCCTCGCTGCCGCTGCTCCCGCCCGAGGAGGCGCGGAAGTACGCGGCCGAGGTGCGCGGGCGGGCGCTGGACCTGCTGGAGGGCGCCGACTTCGAGGGCGGCAGCCGGCTCACCGAGGCGGGGTTCGCCTTCGGGATGATCGCCCAGCACGAACAGCAGCACGACGAGACGATGCTGATCACCCATCAGCTCCGCACCGGCCCGGCCGCGCTGACCGCGCCCGCGCACGACCCGGTGCCGCCCTACACCGGCCCGGCCGAAGTCCGGGTCCCCGGCGGCCCGTTCACCATGGGCACCTCCACCGAGCCCTGGGCGCTGGACAACGAACGCCCGGCGCACGTACGGGAGGTGGCGCCGTACTGGATCGACACGGTGCCGGTGACGAACGCGGCCTACCAGGCGTTCATCGCGGACGGCGGCTACGACACCGAGCGCTGGTGGACCCCGGAGGGCTGGGCGCACGTACGGCGCAACTCCCTGAAGGCGCCGCTGTACTGGCGCCGGGAGGGCCACCAGTGGCTGCGGCGCCGGTTCGGGGTCACCGAGGTGGTGCCGCCCGAGGAGCCGGTGCTGCACGTGTCCTGGTACGAGGCGGACGCGTACGCACGCTGGGCCGGGCGCAGGCTGCCCACCGAGGCGGAGTGGGAGAAGGCGGCCCGGCACGACCCGGCCACCGGCCGCTCCACCCGCTACCCGTGGGGCGACGCCGACCCGGGCCCGGAGCACGCCAACCTGGGCCAGCGGCACCTCTCCCCCGCCCCCGTCGGCAGCTACCCGGCCGGTGAATCACCGCTCGGGGTACGGCAGTTGATCGGGGACGTCTGGGAGTGGACGTCGAGCGACCTCGAACCGTATCCGGGGTTCGCCGCGTTCCCGTACCGGGAGTACTCGGAGGTGTTCTTCGGGCCGGACTACAAGATCATGCGTGGCGGTTCCTTCGCCGTGGACGCGGTGGCCTGCCGGGGCACGTTCCGCAACTGGGACTATCCGATACGGCGGCAGATCTTCGCCGGGTTCCGCACCGCCCGCTCGGAGTCCGACTGA